A part of Solicola gregarius genomic DNA contains:
- a CDS encoding HAD family hydrolase, which translates to MNWQESDAVLFDLDGVLTPTADVHMHAWEQMFTDFLSARGERPYETGDYFAYIDGKPRYDGVRSFLQSRSIDLPEGEPSDAVDRETVCGLGNRKDELFSVILAEEGVEPYPGSVRYLDELAERRTKVAVVSSSRNAPAVLAAAGIADRFEVVVDGRVAAEQHLHGKPSPETFQFAARQLGSDSAHSVVVEDALSGVAAGKDGAFGLVIGVDRGAGADALRDAGADIVVSDLGELIQ; encoded by the coding sequence GTGAATTGGCAGGAATCCGACGCCGTCCTGTTCGACCTCGACGGCGTGCTCACGCCGACCGCCGACGTGCACATGCACGCGTGGGAGCAGATGTTCACCGACTTCCTGTCAGCGCGGGGCGAGCGACCGTACGAGACCGGCGACTACTTCGCGTACATCGACGGCAAGCCGCGCTACGACGGTGTGCGCTCGTTCCTGCAGTCGCGCTCCATCGACCTTCCCGAGGGCGAGCCGAGCGACGCCGTCGACCGCGAGACGGTTTGTGGGCTCGGCAACCGCAAGGACGAGCTGTTCTCCGTGATCCTCGCCGAGGAGGGCGTCGAGCCGTACCCGGGCTCCGTTCGCTACCTCGACGAGCTCGCCGAGCGACGTACGAAGGTCGCCGTCGTGTCGAGCTCGCGCAACGCACCGGCAGTCCTCGCGGCGGCCGGCATCGCCGACCGGTTCGAGGTCGTCGTCGACGGCAGGGTGGCCGCGGAGCAGCACCTGCATGGCAAACCGTCGCCCGAGACCTTCCAGTTCGCCGCTCGACAGCTCGGCAGCGACAGCGCGCACTCCGTCGTGGTGGAGGACGCGCTGTCCGGAGTCGCGGCCGGTAAGGACGGAGCATTCGGACTCGTCATCGGCGTCGACCGCGGTGCGGGCGCCGACGCGCTACGCGACGCCGGAGCCGATATCGTCGTCAGTGATCTCGGAGAGTTGATTCAGTGA
- a CDS encoding DUF4446 family protein — protein sequence MQSDSIALVLALLACVLALVGVALAGIAWRDARAVRRRRAASDALPADVDVLRDEVQALRQDSAETFRHMSAVRYDAFGDMGGHMSWSLALLDDGGNGIVITSIHGRSDSRTYVKNIADWTCDQQLSPEETEAVEHAKAARG from the coding sequence GTGCAGTCCGATTCCATCGCGCTCGTCCTCGCGCTGCTCGCGTGCGTGCTCGCCCTGGTCGGCGTGGCGTTGGCCGGCATCGCGTGGCGTGACGCGCGTGCGGTACGACGTCGGCGCGCCGCGTCCGATGCACTCCCGGCCGACGTCGACGTGCTGCGCGACGAGGTACAGGCGCTGCGGCAGGACTCGGCGGAGACGTTTCGGCACATGTCGGCGGTGCGGTACGACGCGTTCGGTGACATGGGCGGACACATGTCGTGGTCGCTCGCCCTGCTCGACGACGGCGGCAACGGCATCGTGATCACCTCGATCCACGGCCGCAGCGACTCGCGTACGTACGTGAAGAACATCGCCGACTGGACATGTGATCAGCAGCTCTCGCCCGAGGAGACCGAGGCGGTCGAGCACGCCAAGGCGGCCCGCGGGTAG
- a CDS encoding PucR family transcriptional regulator, whose translation MPLTLDWLLARDELDLRLVTDTDPAGVVIDWVHSIELPDPSPWLAGGELVLTVGLRLPRARAEQAAYVRRLSEAGVAALAFGTGVRFETVPDALQRACADLGVPLVDVPLPTPFVAVTQAIARRIAELQYESMERTVEFQRRLTSAALHDGARGVVRGLADELGGGVLLLDEHRHAVESERCRPDLADRVRRELDRHPGGARTSLRLADDDRSTEIQSLGGRADPRGWLAIDVTAAMSPTDRVLLNQAASVLTLLLDRPAELLAQRRRVGASVLDLLLDPAGAERGAEHLRAFGFEHDDDVVLLACTGLNDEQADAAAASLDLLRIPYVASALSDATLVIAVRSADADGAAEHLATHLSAAGARDATVGVSPALRQDAVYEGVSAARYAAESARWSHTRVGRHDSMTLAGVLADDEVRGRVTALAAAPMARLRDHPRLVESLEVFLRTNGSWETASRLLGVHRHTLRNRMARVEEITGLSMDVAENRVVLLLALLTR comes from the coding sequence ATGCCGCTCACGCTGGACTGGCTGCTGGCGCGCGACGAGCTCGACCTGCGGCTCGTCACCGACACTGACCCGGCGGGCGTCGTCATCGACTGGGTCCACTCCATCGAGCTGCCCGACCCGTCACCGTGGCTCGCGGGCGGCGAGCTGGTGCTCACCGTCGGGCTCCGACTGCCTCGAGCGCGTGCCGAACAGGCGGCATACGTACGCCGGCTCTCGGAGGCGGGCGTTGCCGCCCTGGCGTTCGGCACCGGGGTCCGATTCGAGACGGTCCCGGACGCGTTGCAGCGGGCCTGCGCGGACCTCGGCGTACCACTGGTCGACGTGCCGCTGCCGACGCCGTTCGTCGCGGTGACACAGGCGATCGCGCGTCGCATCGCGGAGCTGCAGTACGAGTCGATGGAGCGGACCGTCGAGTTCCAGCGCCGGCTCACCTCGGCAGCGTTGCATGATGGTGCGCGAGGGGTCGTACGCGGGCTGGCCGACGAGCTGGGAGGCGGCGTACTCCTGCTCGACGAGCATCGGCACGCCGTCGAGTCGGAACGGTGCAGACCTGACCTCGCCGACCGGGTGCGGCGTGAGCTCGACCGTCATCCGGGCGGTGCGCGTACGTCTCTGCGGTTGGCCGACGACGACCGCTCGACCGAGATCCAGTCGCTCGGCGGGCGGGCCGACCCACGCGGATGGCTCGCGATCGACGTGACGGCAGCCATGTCGCCGACCGATCGGGTGCTGCTGAACCAGGCCGCCTCGGTGCTCACCCTGCTGCTCGACCGCCCGGCGGAGCTGCTCGCGCAACGGCGCCGGGTGGGTGCGAGCGTCCTCGACCTCCTGCTCGATCCCGCGGGCGCCGAGCGGGGCGCCGAGCATCTGCGGGCATTCGGGTTCGAGCACGACGACGACGTCGTACTCCTTGCGTGCACCGGGCTGAACGATGAGCAGGCCGACGCTGCGGCAGCGAGCCTCGATCTACTTCGCATCCCGTACGTCGCGTCGGCGCTGTCCGATGCGACGCTGGTCATCGCGGTGCGCTCCGCCGACGCCGACGGCGCGGCCGAGCATCTTGCGACGCACCTGTCGGCGGCCGGCGCCCGCGACGCGACGGTCGGCGTGAGCCCGGCCCTGCGCCAGGACGCCGTCTACGAAGGCGTGTCGGCGGCACGGTACGCGGCAGAGTCGGCGCGGTGGAGCCACACGCGCGTCGGTCGGCACGATTCCATGACGCTCGCCGGCGTCCTCGCCGACGACGAGGTACGCGGCCGCGTCACCGCGCTTGCCGCGGCGCCGATGGCTCGACTGCGCGATCACCCACGGCTGGTCGAGTCGCTGGAGGTGTTCCTGCGTACGAACGGATCGTGGGAGACCGCGTCGCGCCTGCTCGGCGTACACCGGCACACGCTTCGCAACCGGATGGCTCGGGTCGAGGAGATCACCGGCCTCAGCATGGACGTCGCCGAGAACCGGGTTGTGTTGCTCCTCGCGCTGCTGACGCGGTGA
- the nhaA gene encoding Na+/H+ antiporter NhaA — protein sequence MTSSEHADPTNPDHDVYGAYGPGGGWMRAETTGGTLLIIGALIALAWANTPWREIYFDVQGYMVGPEALDLHLSLAEWAADGLLAIFFFVVGVELKAEFVTGSLRHPRKAALPIIAAVGGMTAPAIIFTTVVLVSGEDALRGWAIPTATDIAFALAVLAVVGRGLPAAMRTFLMTLAVVDDLLAITIIAIFYTDDLSLLAFAGMLVPLALFAFLVQKRVATWYVLAPIAIVCWGLMHASGVHATVAGVLLGFTVPAMLRDNETHAMTHRFEWALRPLSQCLALPVFAFFSAGVSVADAGGVGKLITDPVAIGVTSGLVLGKIIGIWGTVAILIRTTKMHLEEGVTAADMLALSMLAGIGFTVSLLITELAFGHHSPHTDHAKVAVLSASLIAAIIGTITLRIRLRARRAVAP from the coding sequence ATGACTTCCTCCGAGCACGCCGATCCGACGAATCCCGATCATGACGTCTACGGGGCGTACGGTCCCGGCGGCGGCTGGATGCGCGCCGAGACGACCGGCGGCACGCTGCTGATCATCGGAGCACTGATCGCCCTGGCGTGGGCCAACACGCCATGGCGGGAGATCTACTTCGACGTGCAGGGATACATGGTCGGCCCGGAGGCGCTCGACCTCCATCTCTCGCTCGCCGAGTGGGCGGCCGACGGGCTACTGGCGATCTTCTTCTTCGTGGTCGGCGTCGAGCTCAAGGCGGAGTTCGTCACCGGCTCGTTGCGCCATCCACGCAAGGCGGCGCTGCCGATCATCGCCGCCGTCGGCGGCATGACCGCGCCCGCGATCATCTTCACCACCGTCGTGCTCGTCTCGGGTGAAGACGCGCTGCGCGGATGGGCGATCCCGACCGCGACCGACATCGCATTCGCGCTCGCCGTCCTGGCCGTCGTCGGCCGTGGGCTACCCGCAGCGATGCGTACGTTCCTGATGACCCTCGCCGTCGTCGACGACCTGCTCGCCATCACGATCATCGCGATCTTCTACACCGACGACCTGTCGCTGCTCGCGTTCGCGGGCATGCTCGTGCCTCTCGCGTTGTTCGCCTTCCTCGTCCAGAAGCGCGTCGCCACCTGGTACGTCCTCGCGCCGATCGCCATCGTCTGCTGGGGCCTCATGCATGCGTCCGGCGTGCATGCGACCGTCGCCGGTGTGCTGCTGGGCTTCACCGTTCCGGCGATGCTGCGCGACAACGAGACCCACGCGATGACCCACCGCTTCGAATGGGCCCTTCGCCCGCTGTCGCAGTGCCTCGCCCTGCCGGTGTTCGCGTTCTTCTCCGCCGGCGTTTCGGTCGCCGATGCGGGCGGCGTCGGCAAGCTGATCACCGACCCCGTGGCGATCGGCGTCACCTCCGGACTCGTGCTCGGCAAGATCATCGGAATCTGGGGCACCGTCGCGATCCTCATACGCACGACGAAGATGCACCTCGAGGAGGGCGTCACCGCGGCGGACATGCTGGCCCTGTCGATGCTCGCGGGGATCGGCTTCACCGTCTCGCTGCTCATCACCGAGCTCGCGTTCGGCCACCACTCGCCCCATACCGACCAC
- a CDS encoding MerR family transcriptional regulator, whose protein sequence is MLSIGAFAQIGQVTHRMLRHWDRAGLLDPAYVDEFTGYRSYDPSQLDRLHRIVALRQLGLNLDDIGVFLADGVDTERLSAMLRVRRAEVEREHAIASARLVDVERRLRLIEQESPMSVEIVEKSLPAVRLAGGTAVVSEQPEVAGVVGPLFDRIAGVIGSECGSLETPIAQYDVGEDGLRIVVGYEYDGEPRPGIEIVELPAVERAACGVHLGTMDRIAQSWQAIHAEILARGLTPNGPFRELYVRATPPDDQSGWVTELQQPVDAAR, encoded by the coding sequence ATGTTGTCCATCGGAGCCTTCGCGCAGATCGGCCAGGTGACCCACCGCATGCTGCGGCACTGGGACCGCGCCGGCCTGCTCGACCCCGCGTACGTCGACGAGTTCACGGGATACCGGTCGTACGACCCGTCCCAGCTCGATCGCCTGCACCGGATCGTCGCCCTACGACAGCTCGGCCTCAACCTCGACGACATCGGCGTGTTCCTGGCCGACGGAGTCGATACCGAGCGGCTGTCGGCGATGCTCCGAGTACGGCGAGCCGAGGTGGAGCGCGAACACGCGATCGCGTCCGCTCGACTGGTCGATGTCGAGCGGCGGCTCCGTCTCATCGAACAGGAGTCACCCATGTCCGTGGAAATCGTCGAGAAGTCCCTGCCCGCCGTCCGGCTCGCCGGCGGCACCGCCGTCGTGTCCGAGCAACCCGAGGTTGCCGGCGTCGTCGGCCCGTTGTTCGACCGGATCGCCGGCGTCATCGGATCGGAGTGCGGCAGCCTCGAGACACCGATCGCCCAGTACGACGTGGGTGAGGACGGCCTTCGCATCGTGGTCGGCTATGAGTATGACGGCGAACCCCGGCCAGGCATCGAGATCGTCGAGCTGCCAGCGGTCGAACGGGCCGCGTGTGGCGTCCACCTCGGCACGATGGACCGGATCGCACAGAGCTGGCAGGCGATCCACGCCGAGATTCTGGCGCGTGGCCTCACCCCGAACGGGCCGTTCCGCGAGCTCTACGTACGTGCGACGCCTCCCGACGACCAGTCGGGCTGGGTGACCGAACTGCAACAACCCGTCGACGCGGCGCGCTGA
- a CDS encoding glycoside hydrolase family 65 protein: protein MNIGASHTPPPVGDPLDRNRFPVDQWRLRETVFNADDLGPTETIFSVGNGYLGMRGNVPEGRESHMHGTFVNGFHETWPIHHAEEAFGFAKVGQTIVNVPDAKVIRLYVDDEPLLLPVADLIDYERTLDFATGVLGRDLVWRTPGGKRVSVRSRRMVSMTQRHLAVMTFEVTLLDDAAPVVISSQILNRQDGEDEYHVRAAAMGEGMDPRRASRFNGRVLQPQFREADGGQMVLGYRCTNSGMTLACGAHHIVETENAHQVRTYAEDDMAKTTVRVQAKPGVPIALTKVVTYHTSRGVPVRELVDRCRRTIDRTVDEGIAKQFDDQRSWFDAYWQRTDVEVGGQPEVQQALRWNLFQLAQASARAEGAGVPAKGVTGSGYGGHYFWDTEVYVMPFLTYTSPRLARNALRFRYQMLDAARRRAGDLTQRGALFPWRTINGEEASAYYAAGTAQYHIDADISYALSKYVAATGDDDFLMREAIDILVETARLWTDLGFWRTNGDGTFHIHGVTGPDEYTAVVNDNLFTNVMARFNLRRAAAAVERLRDTWPEAYRRMVARLDFDESEVGEWRRAAEAMAIPYDERLGIHPQDFHFLDREVWDLSNTPPENRPLLLHYHPLVIYRFQVLKQADVVLALFLQGNQFTPEQKRADFEYYDPITTGDSTLSAVVQSIIAAEVGYHDLALRYFNMALFVDLVDVHGNTTDGVHVASTGGVWSALAFGFGGLRDYDGKMTIDPRLPESWESLTYRITLLGTRVRVDVRQEEVELTVEDGSSASLSVRGKQVIVNAGEPMVVPLADQGPRMSGGPGSSPQVGVRRADGTYITASVPHA, encoded by the coding sequence GTGAACATCGGGGCTTCGCACACGCCGCCGCCCGTCGGCGATCCACTCGACCGGAACAGGTTTCCGGTCGACCAGTGGCGCCTGCGCGAGACCGTGTTCAACGCGGACGACCTGGGGCCGACCGAGACGATCTTCTCGGTGGGCAACGGCTATCTCGGCATGCGCGGCAACGTGCCCGAGGGTCGCGAGAGCCACATGCACGGCACCTTCGTCAACGGCTTCCACGAGACGTGGCCGATCCATCACGCCGAGGAGGCGTTCGGCTTCGCGAAGGTCGGGCAGACGATCGTCAACGTGCCGGACGCCAAGGTGATCAGGCTCTACGTCGACGACGAGCCGCTGCTGCTCCCGGTCGCCGACCTGATCGACTACGAGCGGACGCTCGACTTCGCGACCGGTGTGCTCGGCCGCGATCTCGTCTGGCGTACGCCCGGGGGCAAGCGGGTCAGCGTACGTTCGCGCCGGATGGTCTCGATGACGCAGCGCCACCTGGCCGTGATGACGTTCGAGGTGACGCTGCTCGACGACGCGGCGCCGGTCGTGATCTCGTCGCAGATCCTCAACCGGCAGGACGGCGAGGACGAATACCACGTACGCGCCGCCGCGATGGGCGAGGGCATGGACCCCCGACGCGCGTCGCGGTTCAACGGTCGCGTGCTGCAGCCGCAGTTCCGGGAGGCCGACGGCGGCCAGATGGTCCTCGGCTATCGGTGCACGAACTCGGGGATGACCCTCGCGTGCGGTGCGCACCACATCGTCGAGACCGAGAACGCGCACCAGGTGCGTACGTACGCCGAAGACGACATGGCGAAGACGACCGTTCGGGTCCAGGCCAAGCCGGGCGTACCCATCGCGCTGACCAAGGTCGTGACGTACCACACGTCCCGCGGGGTTCCGGTGCGCGAGCTCGTCGACCGCTGCCGCCGCACGATCGATCGCACCGTCGACGAGGGCATCGCCAAGCAGTTCGACGACCAGCGGTCGTGGTTCGACGCGTACTGGCAGCGCACGGACGTCGAGGTCGGCGGCCAGCCCGAGGTGCAGCAGGCGCTGCGCTGGAACCTCTTCCAGCTCGCGCAGGCATCGGCTCGGGCGGAGGGCGCGGGTGTTCCCGCGAAGGGAGTGACCGGCTCCGGGTACGGCGGGCACTACTTCTGGGACACCGAGGTGTACGTGATGCCGTTCCTCACGTACACCTCGCCGCGGCTCGCCCGAAACGCATTGCGGTTCCGCTACCAGATGCTCGACGCCGCGCGGAGGCGCGCCGGTGACCTGACCCAACGCGGTGCGTTGTTCCCGTGGCGCACGATCAACGGCGAAGAGGCGTCCGCGTACTACGCGGCCGGCACCGCGCAGTACCACATCGACGCTGACATCTCGTACGCGTTGAGCAAGTACGTCGCGGCGACCGGTGACGACGACTTCCTGATGCGCGAGGCGATCGACATCCTGGTCGAGACGGCGCGACTGTGGACCGACCTCGGCTTCTGGCGTACGAACGGCGACGGCACGTTCCACATCCACGGCGTCACCGGCCCCGACGAGTACACCGCGGTGGTCAACGACAACCTGTTCACCAACGTGATGGCGCGTTTCAACCTGCGCCGTGCGGCGGCCGCGGTCGAGCGGCTACGTGATACCTGGCCGGAGGCGTACCGACGGATGGTGGCGCGGCTCGACTTCGACGAGTCCGAGGTGGGCGAGTGGCGCAGAGCCGCCGAGGCGATGGCGATTCCGTACGACGAGCGGCTCGGCATCCACCCGCAGGACTTTCACTTCCTCGACCGTGAGGTGTGGGACCTCTCCAACACGCCGCCGGAGAACCGCCCGCTGCTGCTGCACTATCACCCGCTGGTCATCTACCGGTTCCAGGTGCTCAAGCAGGCCGACGTCGTGCTCGCGTTGTTCCTGCAGGGCAACCAGTTCACGCCCGAGCAGAAGCGCGCCGACTTCGAGTACTACGACCCGATCACGACGGGCGACTCGACCCTCTCGGCCGTCGTGCAGTCGATCATCGCGGCCGAGGTGGGTTACCACGACCTGGCGTTGCGGTACTTCAACATGGCGCTGTTCGTCGACCTCGTCGACGTGCACGGCAATACGACCGACGGTGTGCACGTCGCGTCGACCGGCGGCGTATGGAGTGCGCTTGCGTTCGGCTTCGGCGGTCTACGCGACTACGACGGCAAGATGACGATCGACCCGCGGCTCCCCGAGTCGTGGGAGTCGCTCACGTACCGGATCACGCTGCTGGGTACGCGCGTGCGCGTCGACGTCCGGCAGGAGGAGGTCGAGCTGACCGTCGAGGACGGTTCGTCGGCTTCGCTCTCGGTGCGGGGCAAGCAGGTGATCGTCAACGCGGGTGAGCCGATGGTCGTACCGCTCGCCGACCAGGGTCCGCGAATGTCCGGTGGGCCTGGCTCGTCGCCGCAGGTCGGCGTCCGCCGCGCGGACGGTACGTACATCACGGCATCCGTCCCGCACGCCTGA
- a CDS encoding APC family permease: MTTSPTNTTPDDDDAHLASLGYESDFKREMSLWGNFSLGFTYLSPVVGIYSLFAFALATGGPPMIWAVVIAGIGQLLVALVFGEVVAQFPVSGGVYPWARRLWGRKWAWMTGWIYMLALVITIASVTYGAGPFVAMLLGIDPSVNVTIACAIGLIAIVTVLNLGGTSVLAKVAFFGFAAELAGAVVVGGWLLLTERHHGLGVLFDSFGAAGGDSYLPAFLASALIGLYLYYGFEACGDVAEEVKNPGIQIPKAMRMTIYIGGAASLFITLALILAVPDFGAVIAGEDADPVTTVFRDAFGSVGFKIVVVVVLVSFVSCALSLQAAASRLIYSYSRDDMMPGSQLLKRFSQARHVPPYALLLAAAVPAVIIIGSKVSEDALTKIISFASLGIYLGFMMVVLAALRARLMGWQPSGKFTLGRWGLAINIAALTYQVLAAVNMAWPRTPDVAWYDNYIVLLSAAIVVGVGLVYMLVAKPYDRKDSPHGDAIHNNSHR, from the coding sequence GTGACGACCTCCCCGACCAACACCACACCCGATGACGACGACGCCCATCTTGCGTCCCTTGGTTACGAGTCCGACTTCAAACGCGAGATGAGTCTGTGGGGGAACTTCTCGCTCGGCTTCACGTACCTCTCTCCCGTCGTCGGCATCTACTCGCTGTTCGCGTTCGCGCTCGCCACCGGCGGCCCGCCGATGATCTGGGCGGTCGTGATCGCCGGCATCGGCCAGCTGCTCGTCGCCCTCGTCTTCGGCGAGGTCGTCGCCCAGTTCCCCGTCTCGGGTGGCGTCTATCCGTGGGCCCGGCGCCTCTGGGGCCGTAAGTGGGCCTGGATGACGGGCTGGATCTACATGCTCGCCCTGGTCATCACGATTGCCAGCGTCACGTACGGTGCGGGGCCGTTCGTCGCGATGCTGCTCGGGATCGACCCGTCGGTGAATGTGACGATCGCCTGCGCGATCGGCCTGATCGCCATCGTCACCGTGCTCAATCTCGGCGGCACCAGCGTGCTCGCCAAGGTGGCGTTCTTCGGCTTCGCCGCCGAGCTGGCCGGTGCGGTCGTGGTCGGTGGGTGGCTGCTGCTGACCGAGCGCCATCACGGGCTCGGCGTGCTGTTCGACTCGTTCGGCGCCGCGGGCGGCGACTCGTACTTGCCGGCCTTCCTGGCGTCGGCGCTGATCGGTCTCTATCTGTACTACGGCTTCGAGGCCTGCGGCGATGTCGCCGAGGAGGTCAAGAACCCGGGTATCCAGATCCCGAAGGCCATGCGGATGACGATCTACATCGGCGGCGCCGCATCGCTGTTCATCACGCTCGCGCTCATTCTTGCCGTCCCCGACTTCGGTGCCGTCATCGCCGGCGAGGATGCCGATCCGGTCACGACCGTGTTCCGAGACGCCTTCGGCTCGGTGGGCTTCAAGATCGTCGTGGTGGTCGTTCTCGTCTCGTTCGTCTCCTGTGCGCTGAGTCTGCAGGCCGCCGCCAGCCGGCTGATCTACTCGTACTCGCGGGACGACATGATGCCGGGAAGCCAGCTGCTGAAGAGGTTCTCGCAGGCTCGGCACGTGCCGCCGTACGCACTGCTGCTCGCCGCGGCCGTGCCTGCCGTGATCATCATCGGCTCGAAGGTGTCCGAGGACGCACTCACCAAGATCATCTCGTTCGCCTCGCTCGGCATCTACCTCGGCTTCATGATGGTGGTGCTCGCGGCGCTGCGTGCGCGGCTCATGGGCTGGCAGCCATCGGGCAAGTTCACCCTCGGCCGCTGGGGTCTCGCGATCAACATCGCGGCGCTGACCTACCAGGTGCTCGCCGCGGTCAACATGGCGTGGCCGCGTACGCCCGATGTCGCTTGGTACGACAACTACATCGTGCTGCTGTCGGCGGCGATCGTCGTCGGCGTCGGCCTCGTGTACATGCTGGTCGCGAAGCCTTACGACCGTAAGGACTCCCCGCACGGGGACGCGATCCACAACAACTCCCACCGCTGA
- a CDS encoding SIS domain-containing protein — protein MSAEIAEQPQALARTLENLLPRCDDIARLADGRGHVLLVARGSSDNAAVYARYLIETTCGLSAALAAPSVATHYVGERDLSDTLVVSISQSGETEEIVATQAWAHERGGATVAIANVADSRLVREADLALVTQAGPELAVPATKSYLTQLAALAVVAVALAPDDTTLRSGLQGASAEVERLLGTATDHAVDILAGAGDVLVTGRGIVLGTALETALKFEETCLRPVRGLSYADLRHGPIAIVDPDVVAVLVAAGDGPLVDGMAALAGDLRERGAAVLGIGGDAAFRDACDACLPGPALPEALAPLGLIVPAQLTIESLARTLGLDPDAPRGLSKVTRTDAER, from the coding sequence ATGTCAGCCGAGATCGCCGAGCAGCCACAGGCGCTCGCGCGTACGTTGGAGAATCTCCTTCCACGCTGCGACGACATCGCCCGGCTCGCCGACGGACGCGGGCATGTGCTGCTGGTTGCGCGCGGATCGTCGGACAACGCGGCGGTGTACGCGCGGTACCTGATCGAGACGACATGTGGGCTCTCCGCCGCGCTCGCTGCACCGAGCGTCGCGACGCACTATGTCGGCGAACGTGACCTGTCCGACACGCTCGTCGTTTCGATCAGCCAGTCGGGTGAGACCGAGGAGATCGTCGCGACCCAGGCGTGGGCACACGAGCGTGGTGGCGCCACCGTCGCGATCGCGAACGTCGCCGACAGCCGCCTCGTACGCGAGGCCGACCTCGCGCTCGTGACACAGGCGGGCCCCGAGCTCGCCGTGCCGGCCACGAAGTCGTACCTCACCCAGCTCGCCGCGCTCGCGGTCGTCGCCGTCGCGCTGGCTCCCGATGACACGACGCTGCGATCCGGGCTGCAGGGAGCTTCCGCCGAGGTGGAACGACTCCTCGGCACGGCGACCGACCACGCGGTCGACATCCTGGCCGGCGCGGGCGACGTACTGGTGACCGGGCGCGGCATCGTTCTCGGCACTGCGCTGGAGACCGCCCTGAAGTTCGAGGAGACCTGCCTGCGCCCGGTGCGCGGGCTCTCGTACGCCGACCTGCGGCACGGACCGATCGCGATCGTCGACCCCGACGTGGTCGCAGTGCTCGTTGCCGCGGGTGACGGGCCGCTCGTCGACGGCATGGCGGCACTCGCCGGCGATCTCCGCGAGCGCGGTGCCGCAGTGCTCGGGATCGGCGGCGACGCTGCGTTCCGGGACGCCTGCGACGCCTGCCTTCCCGGCCCTGCGCTGCCGGAGGCGCTCGCGCCGCTCGGGCTGATCGTTCCCGCCCAGCTCACGATCGAGTCGCTCGCGCGTACGCTCGGGCTCGACCCCGACGCACCGCGTGGGCTTTCGAAGGTCACGCGTACCGACGCCGAGCGATAA